In a single window of the Nocardioides sp. genome:
- a CDS encoding DEAD/DEAH box helicase, whose amino-acid sequence MSTDEADTTTTFEDLGLGDAVLKSLSDIGYEEPSAIQAETIPPLLAGRDMVGLAQTGTGKTAAFALPILEQLDLRQKTPQALVLAPTRELALQVCEAFEKYAAHLPGVRVLPVYGGQGYGVQLSALRRGVHVIVGTPGRIMDHLDRGTLDLTELRFLVLDEADEMLNMGFADDVEKILADTPDTKQVALFSATMPPAIRRLAKGYLNDPVEITVKGKTTTAANITQRYLMVSYPQKIDALTRILEVESFEGMIVFVRTKNETETLAEKLRARGFSAQAINGDVPQAQRERTVNQLKDAKLDILVATDVAARGLDVERISHVVNYDIPTDTESYVHRIGRTGRAGRSGDAISFITPRERYLLKHIEKATRQPLTEMSLPSVDDVNSTRLAKFDDQITAALSGDKVDFFRDVIGHYVREYNVPEADVAAALAVVLQGDTPLLLDEEIVPPRERPERGRREREQRGPRPGHSGPYAPYRIEVGKRQRVEPRQIVGALANEGGLKRSDFGAITIRPDHTIVELPAELSQQTWDALKTTRISGQLIELKRDSGPPSARAGGNRRFGDKKFGDKKKFGKKPYDKRRD is encoded by the coding sequence ATGAGCACAGACGAGGCCGACACCACCACCACCTTCGAGGATCTCGGCCTCGGCGACGCCGTCTTGAAGTCCCTGTCCGACATCGGGTACGAAGAGCCGTCCGCGATCCAGGCCGAGACCATCCCCCCGCTGCTGGCGGGACGCGACATGGTCGGTCTCGCGCAGACCGGCACGGGCAAGACGGCCGCGTTCGCGCTGCCGATCTTGGAGCAACTCGACCTGCGTCAGAAGACCCCGCAGGCCCTCGTCCTCGCTCCCACGCGCGAGCTCGCGCTCCAGGTGTGCGAGGCGTTCGAGAAGTACGCCGCGCACCTGCCGGGCGTACGCGTCCTGCCTGTCTATGGCGGCCAGGGTTACGGAGTCCAACTTTCCGCGCTGCGCCGCGGCGTGCACGTCATCGTGGGTACGCCGGGTCGCATCATGGACCACCTCGATCGTGGCACGCTCGACCTGACCGAGCTGCGCTTCCTGGTGCTCGACGAGGCCGACGAGATGCTCAACATGGGCTTTGCTGACGACGTCGAGAAGATCCTCGCCGACACCCCCGACACCAAGCAGGTCGCGCTCTTCTCGGCCACCATGCCGCCGGCGATCCGCCGCTTGGCCAAGGGCTACCTCAACGACCCGGTCGAGATCACCGTCAAGGGCAAGACCACGACGGCCGCCAACATCACCCAGCGCTATTTGATGGTCTCCTATCCGCAGAAGATCGACGCGCTGACTCGCATCCTCGAGGTCGAGTCTTTCGAGGGGATGATCGTCTTCGTCCGCACCAAGAACGAGACCGAGACCCTCGCCGAAAAGCTCCGCGCTCGCGGTTTCTCCGCGCAGGCGATCAACGGCGACGTGCCGCAGGCCCAGCGCGAACGCACAGTCAACCAACTCAAGGACGCCAAGCTCGACATCCTCGTGGCCACCGACGTCGCCGCGCGCGGGCTCGACGTCGAGCGGATCAGTCACGTCGTCAACTACGACATCCCGACCGACACCGAGTCATACGTCCACCGCATCGGCCGCACCGGCCGCGCCGGTCGCTCCGGTGACGCGATCTCCTTCATCACCCCGCGCGAGCGTTACCTGCTCAAGCACATCGAGAAGGCCACCCGCCAGCCGTTGACCGAGATGTCGCTGCCCAGCGTCGACGACGTCAACAGCACCCGGTTGGCGAAGTTCGACGACCAGATCACCGCCGCGCTGAGCGGCGACAAGGTCGACTTCTTCCGCGACGTGATCGGCCACTACGTACGCGAATACAACGTGCCCGAGGCCGACGTGGCCGCCGCGCTGGCGGTCGTACTCCAAGGCGACACTCCGCTGCTGCTGGACGAGGAGATCGTGCCGCCGCGCGAGCGTCCCGAGCGTGGTCGCCGAGAGCGCGAGCAGCGTGGCCCGCGTCCGGGACACAGCGGCCCGTACGCGCCCTATCGCATCGAGGTCGGCAAGCGTCAGCGTGTCGAACCGCGCCAGATCGTCGGCGCGCTGGCCAACGAGGGTGGTCTCAAGCGCAGTGACTTCGGCGCGATCACGATCCGTCCCGACCACACGATCGTGGAGTTGCCCGCCGAGCTGTCGCAGCAGACGTGGGACGCACTCAAGACGACCCGCATCAGCGGTCAGCTGATCGAGCTCAAGCGCGACTCCGGCCCGCCGTCGGCGCGTGCGGGTGGAAACCGCAGGTTCGGCGACAAGAAATTCGGCGACAAGAAGAAGTTCGGGAAGAAGCCGTACGACAAGCGCCGCGACTGA
- a CDS encoding maleylpyruvate isomerase family mycothiol-dependent enzyme, which translates to MSDEQELGTYVDIWWGAVDDFTALLESLAPQEWQLPSRLAGWSVHDIAAHTAHLEHLLNGGSHDDVEVGSPDHVNGMMGTFTEQGVVARRDRTPDELINEIREATTARHTALLSDPPSDGNDPAPGLFGAIGWTQRTLLRNRPLDIWLHEQDVRAAVHQPGNLDSPAAVHTADYLAESFSYVLAKKVAAPPGTSVVLDVAGHSPVTARVTDEGKGVREAGAAADAAATLTMSRDTFVTLAGGRGSVAADAVRVSGDAALAASVLASMAVTP; encoded by the coding sequence GTGAGTGATGAGCAGGAGTTGGGGACGTACGTCGACATCTGGTGGGGCGCTGTGGATGACTTCACCGCGCTGCTGGAGTCACTGGCGCCGCAGGAGTGGCAGTTGCCCTCGCGGTTGGCGGGCTGGAGCGTGCACGACATCGCGGCGCACACCGCGCACCTGGAGCACCTGCTCAACGGCGGCAGCCACGACGACGTCGAGGTCGGTTCGCCGGACCACGTGAACGGGATGATGGGCACGTTCACCGAGCAGGGTGTCGTGGCACGCCGCGACCGGACGCCCGACGAGTTGATCAACGAGATCCGCGAGGCGACCACGGCGCGCCACACGGCTCTGTTGTCCGATCCGCCCAGCGACGGCAACGACCCCGCGCCCGGGCTCTTCGGCGCGATCGGCTGGACGCAACGCACGTTGCTGCGTAACCGCCCTCTCGACATTTGGCTGCATGAGCAAGACGTACGCGCGGCGGTGCATCAACCAGGCAACCTGGACTCGCCAGCGGCGGTGCATACGGCCGACTATCTGGCCGAGTCGTTCTCCTATGTGTTGGCCAAGAAGGTCGCCGCACCGCCTGGCACCTCGGTGGTGCTCGACGTCGCAGGACATTCGCCGGTGACTGCGCGAGTGACTGACGAGGGCAAGGGCGTACGCGAGGCCGGCGCGGCCGCCGATGCCGCCGCGACGCTGACGATGTCCCGCGACACGTTCGTGACGTTGGCCGGCGGGCGGGGATCAGTCGCAGCCGACGCCGTGCGCGTGTCTGGCGACGCCGCTCTGGCGGCTTCGGTGCTCGCCAGCATGGCCGTCACACCATGA
- a CDS encoding oxidoreductase translates to MTWSLADIGDQNGRTVVVTGPSLGGLGYFTALELARRGALVVLCGRTPAKLDEAELAILAEVPDASLRSVIVDLASLESVRTAATEMADLDSIDVLINNAGIMASPFRRTVDGFESQMATNHFGPFLFTGLLFDSILAASGRVVTVSSQMHRIAWSAPLGDPRVKPSPYLRWREYGRSKLANLLFTLELQRRCDSLGLPVSALAAHPGVAGTHLMVNGQATLPGISIMDAATKAISQSPAAGALPTLMAATADLPGGTYCGPSGPGQMSGPPKVVGTSSLAADESVAKALWSLSEETVGLEWPAR, encoded by the coding sequence ATGACCTGGAGTCTTGCCGACATCGGCGACCAGAACGGCCGCACGGTCGTCGTCACCGGCCCGTCGCTGGGTGGACTCGGCTATTTCACCGCGTTGGAGTTGGCCCGGCGAGGCGCGCTCGTCGTGCTGTGCGGTCGTACGCCAGCCAAGCTCGACGAGGCCGAGCTAGCGATCCTCGCCGAGGTGCCGGATGCCTCGTTGCGATCGGTGATCGTGGACCTCGCGTCTCTGGAATCCGTACGCACTGCCGCCACCGAAATGGCCGACCTCGACTCGATCGACGTGCTGATCAACAACGCCGGCATCATGGCGTCGCCATTTCGGCGTACGGTCGACGGTTTCGAGTCACAGATGGCGACCAACCACTTCGGGCCGTTCCTCTTCACCGGACTGCTGTTCGACTCGATCCTGGCCGCATCGGGGCGTGTGGTCACGGTGTCGTCGCAGATGCACCGGATCGCCTGGTCGGCACCGTTGGGCGACCCGCGGGTGAAGCCGTCGCCGTACTTGCGTTGGCGGGAGTACGGCCGCAGCAAGCTGGCGAACCTGCTCTTCACTCTTGAGTTGCAGCGCCGCTGCGACTCCCTTGGCCTGCCCGTGTCCGCGCTCGCGGCGCACCCCGGAGTCGCCGGGACGCATCTGATGGTCAACGGGCAGGCGACGCTGCCGGGGATCTCGATCATGGATGCCGCGACCAAGGCAATCTCGCAATCGCCGGCCGCCGGTGCGTTGCCGACGCTGATGGCAGCCACGGCCGACCTGCCTGGCGGCACCTATTGCGGACCCTCGGGCCCGGGGCAGATGAGCGGACCGCCCAAGGTCGTCGGCACCTCGTCGCTGGCCGCTGACGAATCTGTCGCCAAAGCGTTGTGGTCGTTGTCGGAGGAAACGGTCGGGTTGGAGTGGCCGGCTCGCTGA
- a CDS encoding alpha/beta hydrolase-fold protein, which translates to MERHQFELDAPGLDRAGTVIRYGHWGRPVVVFPSEQGRAWDYENNGMIDAISNLIQGGRVKVYCVDSFDHVTWSDRSQPLEERARRHGAYANWITEHVMPAVAADSGGSLGDGAIATGCSMGAYHALNFGLTRADLFPVAICQSGSYDPSRWHAWGERGDATYFNNPVDYVPNLHGEHLDWLRSRANILLIAGEGPWETHPTESLPQARQMGAILEGKGIRHELDIWGHDSAHDWPWWQKQIAHHLPRFC; encoded by the coding sequence ATGGAGCGACACCAGTTCGAGCTCGACGCACCCGGCCTCGACAGGGCGGGCACCGTGATCAGGTACGGGCACTGGGGTCGGCCAGTCGTCGTCTTCCCGAGCGAGCAGGGTCGCGCCTGGGACTATGAGAACAACGGGATGATCGACGCGATCTCCAATCTGATTCAGGGCGGCCGAGTCAAGGTCTATTGCGTGGACTCCTTCGACCACGTCACCTGGTCGGATCGCAGTCAGCCGCTGGAGGAGCGCGCGCGGCGACACGGGGCGTACGCCAACTGGATCACCGAGCATGTGATGCCCGCCGTCGCGGCCGACTCGGGCGGCAGTCTCGGCGACGGTGCGATCGCGACCGGCTGTTCGATGGGCGCCTATCACGCACTCAACTTCGGCCTCACCCGCGCCGACCTCTTCCCGGTGGCGATCTGCCAGAGCGGTTCGTACGATCCGAGCCGCTGGCACGCCTGGGGTGAGCGCGGCGACGCGACGTACTTCAACAACCCGGTCGACTACGTGCCGAATCTGCACGGCGAGCACCTCGACTGGTTGCGTTCGAGGGCCAACATCTTGCTCATTGCCGGCGAGGGGCCCTGGGAGACGCACCCCACCGAGTCATTGCCGCAGGCGCGTCAGATGGGAGCAATCCTCGAAGGCAAGGGGATCCGCCACGAGCTCGATATCTGGGGCCACGACTCGGCGCACGACTGGCCCTGGTGGCAAAAGCAGATCGCCCACCACTTGCCGCGCTTCTGCTAG
- a CDS encoding DNA alkylation repair protein: MISLNELRVRLAAAGDPERAAGQQAYMKSSMPYHGIRSPELRRLLRPVLAEFAPAGRTEWEATVREWWDGATHREERYAAIALARHRAARGWQDPKSLPLYRHLITTGAWWDFVDEIAAHLVGGVLAGHRTEVTREMRRWAGDDDLWIRRTAVLSQLRHKSDTDTELLAYALETNEANTSFWLRKAIGWALREYARTDRAWVRAYVAGHPGLSGLSRREALKHLG; encoded by the coding sequence GTGATCTCGTTGAACGAGTTGAGAGTCAGGCTGGCGGCCGCGGGTGATCCCGAGCGAGCGGCGGGCCAGCAGGCGTACATGAAGTCATCGATGCCCTATCACGGCATCCGCAGCCCCGAACTCAGAAGGCTGCTGCGCCCGGTGCTGGCAGAGTTTGCCCCGGCGGGTCGAACTGAGTGGGAAGCGACCGTCCGGGAGTGGTGGGACGGAGCCACGCACCGCGAGGAGCGATATGCCGCAATCGCGTTGGCTCGGCACCGCGCGGCGCGCGGTTGGCAAGATCCGAAGAGCCTGCCCCTCTACCGACACCTGATCACGACCGGCGCATGGTGGGACTTCGTCGACGAGATCGCCGCGCACCTGGTGGGAGGCGTACTGGCTGGACATCGGACCGAGGTCACCCGTGAGATGCGGCGATGGGCGGGCGACGACGACCTCTGGATCCGACGCACGGCGGTTCTCTCGCAGTTGAGACACAAGTCCGACACCGACACCGAACTGCTGGCGTACGCCCTCGAAACCAACGAAGCCAACACCTCGTTCTGGCTGCGCAAGGCGATCGGGTGGGCGTTGCGGGAGTACGCCCGCACTGACCGTGCATGGGTGCGGGCGTACGTCGCTGGGCACCCCGGGCTCTCGGGGCTCAGCAGGCGGGAGGCGTTGAAACACTTGGGCTGA
- a CDS encoding alpha/beta hydrolase-fold protein — MSEWASHAVEGGVVIRHPDPGHAASTVTLWSDLELDDTTFAAVPEGWELTLSDLPVDRLEYLVAVDGDMRLDATQPLRVDGAFGEHSWLPLAGYSEPSWLGWPRIEGESDDARLEDTPVGAIDLTVWAPAGSLVDEPLPLLLSHDGPEMAAYGGLLDYVASGIEAGILPRMRVALLHPGARNERYAANPAYTKALTEDVIPHLLAVCPTEHPPVIMGQSLGALAALHAAWTAPTAFGGLCLQSGSFFTPDLDPQESGFEWWTEITSFVRTVFDAQSARPDAPRMALVCGSAEENYANNRLMAAHLSLTGVHLTWGEVRDGHTWTCWRDTLHPHLTDLLTAVWSTGH, encoded by the coding sequence GTGAGCGAGTGGGCCAGCCATGCGGTCGAGGGCGGCGTGGTCATCCGGCATCCGGATCCGGGGCACGCGGCTTCGACCGTGACGTTGTGGTCGGACCTCGAGCTCGACGACACGACATTCGCCGCTGTCCCCGAGGGCTGGGAGCTGACTCTTTCGGACCTGCCGGTCGATCGCCTGGAATATCTCGTGGCGGTCGACGGCGACATGCGGCTCGACGCGACCCAACCGTTGCGGGTGGACGGCGCTTTCGGCGAGCACTCGTGGTTGCCGTTGGCCGGGTATTCGGAACCCTCGTGGCTCGGCTGGCCTCGGATCGAGGGTGAGTCGGACGACGCGCGTCTCGAGGACACTCCAGTCGGGGCGATCGACCTGACCGTATGGGCGCCGGCCGGCTCCTTGGTCGACGAACCCCTGCCGCTGTTGTTGTCTCACGACGGCCCGGAGATGGCGGCGTACGGCGGGCTGCTCGACTACGTCGCGAGTGGGATCGAGGCGGGGATCCTGCCGCGGATGCGGGTCGCGCTGCTGCACCCGGGCGCGCGCAACGAGCGCTATGCGGCCAACCCGGCGTACACCAAAGCCCTCACCGAGGACGTGATCCCGCACCTGCTGGCGGTCTGCCCGACCGAGCATCCGCCGGTGATCATGGGGCAGTCGCTGGGCGCGTTGGCGGCGTTGCATGCGGCGTGGACCGCCCCGACCGCCTTCGGTGGGTTGTGCTTGCAGAGCGGATCGTTCTTCACCCCCGATCTCGACCCGCAGGAGTCGGGGTTCGAGTGGTGGACCGAGATCACGTCGTTCGTACGCACGGTGTTCGACGCGCAGAGCGCGCGCCCCGACGCCCCGCGGATGGCGCTTGTGTGCGGGTCGGCGGAGGAGAACTACGCCAACAACCGGCTGATGGCCGCGCACCTGTCGCTGACGGGCGTACACCTGACCTGGGGCGAGGTCCGCGACGGCCACACCTGGACGTGTTGGCGCGACACCCTGCACCCGCACCTGACGGACCTGCTCACCGCCGTCTGGTCGACCGGGCACTAA
- the malQ gene encoding 4-alpha-glucanotransferase — protein MDQRLKDLAHRHGVATEFYDWQGIHTETSEQTLQSVLGALGVDTTDLDAALDDTELASWRDVLPPTVMSRIGWTPWVPVHVPDGSGARVHVTLEDGTRREVNQVDHWVDPREVDGERIGEATFELPGDLPAGYHALVAVLDDGREVRSTLIVTPERLTLPPALDQQVWGVMTQAYQVRSEQSWGIGDLGDLAALTQWAAGLGAGFVLVNPMHAAQPKPPVEASPYLPTTRRFASPLYLGIEDTAEYAAAPADVRTQVHDLGAAARETNHDDSLDRDLALQAKLDAARLLFEQMLPGDDFRDWASRQGEGLTKFAVWCVAAEEFGDEDAWPSGLAQADGQAIEAFRVEHAARVEFHEWLQFLLDRQFEAVQGTARASGMALGVIHDLAVGVHPTGADAWSLRHAIAQGISVGAPPDQFNQLGQNWSQPPWHPRGLAQVGYAPYRDMVRNLLAHAGGLRIDHVIGLFRLWWIPDGLGAGEGAYVRYDHEAMLGILVLEASRAGAVIIGEDLGVVEPSVRDVLTSRGILGTSILFFEWADGQPLPPESYRELCLSSVTTHDLPPTAGYIEMAHVELRERLGLLTRSVDEERAAENESLDKIRAALASRGLLSADAGVEEQVVALHAWLGRTPSKLLGVALADLVGDRRIINQPGTNDEYPNWRLPLTGPDGAVLTFDDIVESPLPGRIIAGLDS, from the coding sequence GTGGATCAGCGGCTCAAAGACCTCGCGCACCGCCACGGTGTCGCCACGGAGTTCTACGACTGGCAAGGCATACACACCGAGACGTCCGAGCAGACGCTGCAGTCGGTGCTGGGCGCGCTGGGGGTCGACACGACAGATCTCGACGCGGCACTGGACGACACCGAGCTCGCCTCGTGGCGCGACGTGCTCCCCCCGACGGTGATGTCGCGGATCGGCTGGACGCCGTGGGTGCCGGTGCACGTGCCGGACGGGTCGGGTGCCCGCGTGCACGTCACGCTGGAGGACGGCACGCGTCGCGAGGTCAACCAGGTCGACCACTGGGTCGACCCGCGCGAGGTCGACGGTGAGCGGATCGGCGAGGCGACGTTCGAACTTCCCGGTGACCTTCCTGCGGGCTACCACGCATTGGTCGCCGTGCTCGACGACGGCCGTGAGGTGCGATCGACGTTGATCGTCACGCCCGAACGGTTGACACTGCCGCCCGCACTCGACCAGCAGGTCTGGGGTGTGATGACGCAGGCCTATCAGGTGCGGTCCGAGCAGTCGTGGGGCATCGGCGATCTCGGTGATCTGGCTGCGCTGACGCAATGGGCGGCGGGGTTGGGTGCGGGATTCGTCCTCGTCAATCCGATGCACGCGGCGCAGCCGAAGCCCCCGGTCGAGGCGTCTCCCTATCTGCCGACGACCCGCCGTTTCGCCAGCCCGCTCTATCTGGGCATCGAGGACACTGCGGAGTACGCCGCGGCCCCGGCGGACGTACGCACCCAGGTCCACGACCTCGGCGCCGCGGCTCGCGAAACCAACCACGACGACTCCCTCGACCGCGACCTGGCGCTGCAGGCCAAACTCGACGCGGCACGACTGCTCTTCGAGCAGATGCTGCCGGGAGATGACTTCCGCGACTGGGCGTCGCGGCAAGGCGAGGGGCTGACCAAGTTCGCCGTCTGGTGCGTGGCGGCGGAGGAATTCGGTGACGAAGATGCGTGGCCGTCTGGATTGGCACAGGCCGACGGCCAGGCCATCGAGGCGTTCCGGGTCGAGCACGCCGCTCGAGTGGAGTTTCACGAGTGGCTCCAGTTTCTGCTCGACCGTCAGTTCGAAGCGGTCCAGGGCACGGCTCGCGCCTCGGGCATGGCTCTCGGGGTGATCCACGACCTCGCCGTCGGCGTACACCCGACCGGCGCCGACGCCTGGTCGTTGCGGCATGCGATCGCGCAGGGGATCAGCGTGGGTGCCCCACCCGACCAGTTCAACCAACTCGGCCAGAACTGGTCGCAGCCGCCGTGGCATCCGCGCGGTCTGGCACAAGTGGGGTACGCGCCCTATCGCGACATGGTGCGCAACCTGCTCGCGCATGCGGGCGGCCTTCGCATCGACCACGTCATCGGGCTGTTCCGGCTGTGGTGGATCCCCGACGGACTCGGCGCTGGCGAGGGGGCGTACGTCCGCTATGACCACGAGGCGATGCTCGGCATCCTCGTGCTGGAGGCCTCCCGCGCTGGTGCGGTGATCATCGGCGAAGACCTCGGCGTCGTGGAGCCGAGTGTGCGCGACGTGCTCACCAGCCGCGGCATCCTGGGCACGTCGATCCTGTTCTTCGAGTGGGCTGACGGGCAGCCGTTGCCGCCTGAGTCCTATCGCGAGTTGTGCCTGTCGTCGGTAACCACGCACGACCTGCCGCCGACCGCCGGGTACATCGAGATGGCGCACGTGGAGTTGCGCGAGCGGCTCGGACTGCTCACGCGTTCGGTCGACGAGGAGCGCGCCGCCGAGAACGAGAGCCTCGACAAGATCAGAGCCGCCTTGGCCTCGCGCGGCCTGCTCTCGGCCGATGCCGGGGTGGAGGAGCAGGTGGTCGCGCTGCACGCCTGGCTGGGCCGTACGCCGTCGAAGCTGCTCGGCGTCGCACTCGCCGACCTGGTCGGGGATCGGCGGATCATCAACCAGCCGGGCACGAACGACGAATACCCCAACTGGCGGCTGCCGCTGACCGGTCCGGACGGCGCGGTGCTGACCTTCGACGACATCGTGGAGTCGCCACTGCCGGGTCGGATCATCGCAGGTCTCGACTCGTGA
- the pgm gene encoding phosphoglucomutase (alpha-D-glucose-1,6-bisphosphate-dependent) yields MANSDRAGQLAQPQDLVDVPWLVSAYYTLKPDPGDVDQQVVFGTSGHRGKSMNGSFNEDHIAATTQAICDYRKEQGYDGPLFLGADTHGLSGPAWITAIEVLIANDVTTLIDSRDGYTPTPAVSHAILRANAGRTSGAGLADGIVVTPSHNPPTDGGFKYNPPHGGPADSDATSVIAKRANELIKGGLEDVKRIPFTRAKQSCQTYDFLGSYVDDLPHVLNLDAIREAGVRIGADPLGGASVGYWGEIADRHHLDLTVINPLVDPTWRFMTLDWDGKIRMDCSSPSAMASLIKNKDAYDISTGNDADSDRHGIVTPDGGLMNPNHYLSVAIQYLYANRNGWQPDGFVGKTLVSSSMIDRVAADLGRKLVEVPVGFKWFVPGLLDGSGPFGGEESAGASFNRFDGSVWTTDKDGILLALLASEITATTGKTPSQHYAELTARFGDPAYARVDAPADREQKAKLAALSPDDVKATSLAGEEITARLTEAPGNGAKIGGLKVTTENAWFAARPSGTEDVYKIYAESFKGPDHLAEVQAEAREVVSAALA; encoded by the coding sequence ATGGCCAACTCCGATCGCGCCGGTCAACTCGCCCAACCGCAGGACCTTGTCGACGTGCCCTGGCTCGTCTCGGCCTACTACACGCTCAAGCCCGACCCTGGCGATGTCGACCAGCAGGTCGTGTTCGGCACCTCGGGTCACCGCGGCAAGTCGATGAACGGCTCGTTCAACGAGGACCACATCGCGGCGACCACGCAGGCGATCTGCGACTACCGCAAGGAGCAGGGGTACGACGGCCCGCTCTTCCTCGGCGCCGACACCCACGGCCTGTCCGGCCCGGCCTGGATCACCGCGATCGAGGTGCTGATCGCCAACGACGTGACGACCCTGATCGACAGTCGCGACGGTTATACGCCGACACCGGCGGTGTCGCACGCGATCCTGCGCGCGAACGCGGGCCGCACCAGCGGCGCCGGTCTCGCCGACGGGATCGTGGTCACCCCCTCGCACAACCCGCCCACTGACGGTGGCTTCAAATACAACCCACCCCATGGCGGGCCGGCCGACTCCGATGCGACCAGCGTGATCGCCAAGCGCGCCAATGAGTTGATCAAGGGTGGTCTCGAAGACGTCAAGCGCATCCCCTTCACGCGCGCCAAGCAAAGCTGCCAGACCTATGACTTCCTCGGCAGTTATGTCGACGACCTGCCCCACGTCTTGAACCTGGACGCGATCCGGGAGGCGGGCGTACGCATCGGCGCCGACCCACTCGGCGGTGCGAGCGTCGGCTATTGGGGCGAGATCGCCGATCGCCACCACCTCGACCTGACCGTGATCAACCCGCTGGTCGACCCCACGTGGCGCTTCATGACGCTCGACTGGGACGGCAAGATCCGGATGGACTGCTCCTCACCGAGCGCGATGGCGTCGCTGATCAAGAACAAGGATGCGTACGACATCTCGACCGGCAACGACGCCGACTCGGACCGCCACGGCATCGTCACCCCCGACGGCGGGCTGATGAACCCCAACCACTACCTGAGCGTGGCGATCCAATACCTCTATGCCAACCGCAACGGTTGGCAACCAGACGGTTTCGTCGGCAAGACGCTGGTGAGCAGTTCGATGATCGACCGGGTCGCCGCCGACCTCGGTCGCAAGCTGGTGGAGGTGCCGGTCGGCTTCAAGTGGTTCGTGCCCGGCCTGCTCGACGGGTCCGGCCCGTTCGGCGGCGAGGAGTCGGCAGGCGCGTCCTTCAACCGCTTCGACGGGAGCGTCTGGACGACCGACAAGGACGGCATCCTGCTGGCGCTCTTGGCCAGCGAGATCACCGCAACGACCGGCAAGACACCCAGCCAACACTATGCGGAGTTGACCGCGAGGTTCGGGGACCCGGCGTACGCGCGAGTCGACGCGCCCGCCGACCGCGAGCAGAAGGCCAAGCTCGCCGCCCTCTCCCCCGACGACGTCAAGGCGACGTCGCTGGCCGGCGAGGAGATCACGGCGCGGCTGACCGAGGCTCCTGGCAACGGCGCCAAGATCGGCGGTCTCAAAGTGACGACCGAGAACGCGTGGTTCGCCGCGCGACCCAGCGGAACCGAGGACGTCTACAAGATCTATGCCGAGTCGTTCAAGGGCCCCGACCACCTCGCCGAGGTGCAGGCCGAGGCCCGCGAGGTGGTCAGCGCCGCGCTCGCCTAG
- a CDS encoding MarR family transcriptional regulator, producing MARTNSDVGLVSSTSDLLRALLEAGRSSVPSLARRAGLSHSELAALEVLTREDWGPSELARHLGVTTAAASGIVDRLVERGHVHRVPHPEDRRRRIVELTPDGRAEVIGHLMPMFVQLAALDASLSDADRAVIDDYLTRALAAVRAVL from the coding sequence GTGGCGCGCACCAACAGTGACGTGGGGCTCGTCTCGTCGACCTCCGACCTGTTGCGCGCGTTGCTGGAAGCCGGCCGCAGCAGCGTGCCGTCGCTGGCTCGCCGCGCCGGTCTGAGCCACAGCGAGCTCGCCGCCCTCGAGGTGTTGACCCGCGAGGACTGGGGACCCAGCGAGTTGGCGCGCCACCTGGGCGTGACCACCGCCGCGGCTTCGGGGATCGTCGACCGGCTGGTCGAGCGCGGACATGTCCATCGCGTACCCCACCCCGAGGACAGGCGGCGTCGCATCGTCGAACTCACCCCCGACGGGCGCGCCGAGGTGATCGGACACCTGATGCCGATGTTCGTCCAACTGGCGGCGCTGGACGCCTCCCTCTCCGATGCCGATCGTGCGGTGATCGACGACTATCTGACCCGCGCGCTGGCGGCCGTACGCGCGGTGCTCTAG